In the genome of Cutibacterium equinum, one region contains:
- the cysE gene encoding serine O-acetyltransferase gives MTTETTAILRTLRRWKERALEDLDAAMREDPAATSKLMVAIAYQGVHAIWAHRLAHAIWVKHPALRPLARLLSQFSRHVTGIEIHPGATIGRRFFIDHGMGVVIGETAVIGDDVLMYHQVTLGGRARGNFKRHPTIGNRVLIGAGAKIIGNITVGDDCKIGANALVIKDVAPGTVVVGIPSQVHQGDVVA, from the coding sequence AGGCGATGGAAAGAACGCGCCTTGGAGGACCTCGACGCCGCCATGCGTGAAGACCCAGCCGCCACGTCGAAACTCATGGTCGCCATCGCCTACCAGGGCGTCCACGCCATCTGGGCCCACCGTCTGGCCCATGCCATCTGGGTCAAGCACCCGGCCCTACGCCCGCTGGCCCGTCTACTGTCCCAGTTCTCCCGCCACGTCACCGGAATTGAGATCCATCCGGGAGCGACGATCGGGCGTCGGTTCTTCATCGACCACGGCATGGGGGTGGTCATCGGGGAGACGGCTGTCATTGGTGACGACGTGCTGATGTATCACCAGGTCACCCTCGGTGGACGCGCACGCGGAAACTTCAAACGTCACCCCACGATCGGTAATCGCGTCCTCATCGGAGCTGGCGCCAAGATCATCGGAAACATCACCGTCGGTGACGACTGCAAGATTGGCGCCAATGCGCTTGTCATCAAGGACGTCGCTCCCGGAACGGTCGTCGTCGGTATCCCGTCGCAGGTTCACCAGGGGGACGTCGTCGCCTGA
- a CDS encoding GuaB3 family IMP dehydrogenase-related protein has translation MYDIGRSKRATRAYSLDDVALIPSRRTRGTEMVNLEWRIDALTFDFPIMAAPMDSVMSPATAIEFGRLGGLGVLNLEGLWTRYEDPTPYLEELAEMGDDVATTRRMQEIYSEPIKAELITARMAEIRAAEVPVAGSLSPRNASRFSETVVNTGADFFVIRGTTVSAEHVGVGDGILDLRKFIYDLDVPVIVGGCATYQTALHLMRTGAAGVLVGFGGGAAHTTRQVLGIEVSMASAIADVAEARRDYMDESGGRYVHVIADGSVGRSGDIAKAIACGADAVMVGSPLARATEAPGKGWHWGPEAWHADLPRGARVRFEPVGTLAEVLNGPSRVPDGTMNLVGGLRQAMATTGYSEVKEFQRIELTIR, from the coding sequence ATGTACGACATCGGACGCAGCAAACGCGCCACCCGGGCCTACAGCCTGGATGACGTCGCTCTCATCCCTTCCCGGCGCACTCGCGGCACCGAGATGGTGAACCTGGAGTGGCGGATCGACGCACTCACCTTCGACTTCCCGATCATGGCCGCCCCGATGGACTCCGTGATGAGCCCGGCGACGGCCATCGAGTTCGGGCGTCTGGGTGGGCTCGGCGTGCTCAACCTGGAGGGATTGTGGACCCGATACGAGGACCCCACCCCGTACCTGGAGGAGCTGGCCGAGATGGGTGACGACGTCGCCACGACCCGCCGCATGCAGGAGATCTACTCCGAGCCCATCAAGGCCGAGCTCATCACCGCCCGGATGGCCGAGATCCGCGCCGCCGAGGTGCCGGTGGCCGGGTCCTTGTCGCCACGCAACGCGTCCCGGTTCTCCGAAACCGTCGTCAACACCGGGGCTGACTTCTTCGTCATCCGTGGGACGACGGTGTCGGCCGAACATGTTGGGGTTGGCGACGGCATCCTCGACCTGCGCAAGTTCATCTACGACCTTGACGTCCCGGTCATCGTCGGTGGATGCGCGACCTACCAGACGGCCCTGCACCTCATGCGTACCGGGGCTGCCGGTGTGCTCGTCGGATTCGGCGGGGGAGCGGCGCACACCACCCGTCAGGTTCTGGGCATCGAGGTGTCGATGGCGTCGGCGATCGCAGATGTCGCTGAGGCCCGCCGCGACTACATGGACGAGTCGGGAGGACGCTACGTCCACGTCATTGCTGATGGCTCGGTGGGACGTTCCGGCGACATCGCCAAGGCCATCGCCTGCGGTGCGGATGCCGTCATGGTCGGGTCCCCGCTGGCCCGGGCCACCGAGGCTCCTGGCAAGGGGTGGCACTGGGGTCCCGAGGCATGGCACGCTGACCTGCCGCGTGGTGCTCGGGTGCGCTTCGAGCCGGTGGGCACCCTCGCTGAGGTGCTCAACGGCCCCTCTCGTGTGCCGGACGGCACCATGAACCTTGTCGGTGGGTTGCGTCAGGCCATGGCCACCACCGGGTACTCGGAGGTCAAGGAGTTCCAGCGCATCGAGTTGACGATTCGCTGA
- a CDS encoding chorismate mutase, with translation MSEVPEELVVLRGAIDNMDAALIHLLAERFRITREVGRFKAERGLPSADPAREAEQIARLRQLAVESNLDPEFAQKVITVIMAEVVRHHEAIADEPSDDTAGRPTPDGCSWQASDN, from the coding sequence ATGAGCGAAGTCCCCGAGGAATTGGTCGTGTTGCGCGGCGCGATTGACAACATGGACGCCGCTCTCATCCACCTGCTCGCCGAGAGGTTCCGGATCACCCGTGAGGTGGGCCGTTTCAAGGCTGAGCGTGGCCTGCCGTCGGCAGATCCGGCTCGTGAGGCCGAGCAGATTGCACGGTTGCGTCAACTCGCCGTCGAGTCGAACCTCGATCCCGAGTTCGCCCAGAAGGTCATCACCGTCATCATGGCCGAAGTCGTGCGTCACCACGAGGCCATTGCTGACGAACCCTCGGACGATACTGCGGGTAGGCCGACCCCGGATGGGTGCAGCTGGCAGGCGTCCGACAACTGA